Proteins from one Impatiens glandulifera chromosome 2, dImpGla2.1, whole genome shotgun sequence genomic window:
- the LOC124924422 gene encoding uncharacterized mitochondrial protein AtMg00810-like produces MSDLGLLSYYLGIKVDQKKDSIEVKQEVYPKKVLKQFVMEDCNSSKYPMEAKLHLEKDVEGSLVDPKEYRRIIRCLRYLTHTRPNISYVVGIVGRYMEKSTTLHQQEVKHILRYVKGTTSYGIQLRREQEVEELVCFIDSNLTSD; encoded by the coding sequence atgagtgatctcgggcTACTCTCGTACTATCTTGGTATCAAGGTGGACCAGAAGAAAGATAGCATCGAGGTGAAGCAGGAAGTTTATCCGAAGAAGGTGTTAAAACAGTTTGTAATGGAGGATTGTAACTCGAGCAAGTATCCTATGGAAGCAAAGTTGCATCTCGAaaaggatgtggaaggaagcttagtggatcCGAAGGAGTATAGGCGTATCATCAGGTGTCTCAGGTACTTGACGCACACTCGACCTAATATCTCTTATGTAGTTGGCATAGTGGGTCGATACATGGAGAAGtctaccactctacaccaacagGAAGTAAAACATATTCTTCGTTACGTGAAGGGAACGACGAGTTATGggattcagttaagaagagaacaagaagttgaagaactcgtttGTTTTATTGACAGCAACCTAACTAGTGACTAA